Within the Opitutaceae bacterium TAV5 genome, the region CGCCTCCGCCCCCGCCGGTCTCGAAAACGTCCCCACGATCGCCTACACGCTGGGCGGCTTCAACGGCAACGGCACCGGCGCCGAGGACAACGACGACAAGGCCTTCCTCGGCAAACTCGTCTACGCCCCCTTCACCAAATACAACACCTTCTTCCAGGGCCTGAAGTTCGGCTACTCCTATATCCAGTGGGATTCCGGCAGCGGCTCCGGTCGTATCAGCAACAAGCTCAACAGCATTCACGCCGAGTGGCTCAAGCTCCCCTTCCTCGTCACCGCCGAATACGTCTGGGGCGAAGGCTGGGACCAACGCGGCCCGGGCTTCGGCCCGGCCGTGGACAAGGACGACTTCGTCTTCACCGTCTTCTACCGCCCCGGCAAGCTTCCCGACTTCGAGCCGCTCTTCCGCTACGACCGCTTCCGGCAAAACAAGGACCGCTCCGACAACGGCCTGCGCGAGACTTACACTGTCGGCTTCAACTACTACTGGTGGCAGGTCGATCCCGTTGTCCGCCGCACTTACGAGACCACCAAGACCGAGCGCGTGATCAAGCTCCAGGTGAACTACAACTTCGTGAAAGACGACACCACCGCCTGGGACGACAACCAGTTGCTGACCCAGCTCGTTTTCAACTTCTGACCCTCCTCCCTCGCCATCCGCTTTTTCCTGCAACCGGGAAAACCTGACATCATGAAAAACAAATACCATATCCGCACCAGGACCGCGGCCACGCTGGCCGCTATGACCGCCCTCGCCTCCCTCGTCGCCACCACCACCGCCTCCGCCGCTCCGAAGAAACTGGATGTCATCAACATCCCGCTCAACTCGTGGACGTCCATCGCCGCCAAGAAAGGCTGGCTTCAGCAAGAGTACGCCAAGTACGGCACCCGCGTCTCCCTGCTCGACCAGGGAACCGCGGCGGTCGCCGGACAGGAAGCCGCCCTGCTCGCCCGCGGCGACCTGCACTTCGCCTCCCGCATGTCCTACCCGGCGCTCATCCACAAATCCAACGGACTCGATGCCCTCATCATCTGGCAATCCGAGCAGTCCGACATCTACCGCACGCCTCTCATCGCACTGCGCGAATCGCCGCTCGAGAGCATCGCCGACCTGAAAGGCAAAAACTTCGGAGGAAGCCGCGTCGGTTGCGGCTGGAGTTCTCCCTACGAAGCGCTCCGCGACAATGGCCTGCCGCTCGACACTCCCGTCAAGCGGGGTGAAGTGCGTTTCACGACCATTTCCAGCTCCACCGGCCTGACCTCGGCGCTTCTCGGCGGCAAGATCGACTTCACTGCCACGCATATCGCGCTCGGCGGCTGGGCCAATCTCGTCACCCAGGGTGTCATCAAGGTCATCGGACGCAGTCCGGCGGATGGAGAATACGTCAAGGGCGCAGGCCGCCCGGCCTTCTTCGCACTCACCAGGTTCGCGAACGAATATCCCGAGCTCGTCAAAGCTTTCCTCGACGTCCGCGCCCGAACCACCAAGTGGATCGTCGAGAATCCCGACGAGGCCGCATCCATCATCGCCCGCGAGACCCGTGTGCCTCGCTACGTCGCCAAGTTCATGATCACCGACGCCTCCGCATTCGACTTCATGGCCGGTGAACCCAGCTACGAGACGGCCGTCGCCAGCATCAAGTCGTTCCAGAAATGGTATAAGGAAAACGACGACGATATCCTCGCCAAACAGTCTCTCTCCGACGCCCAGATCGAAGCCTTCGTCGACAAACGGTTTTTCAAAGGAGGCGAATTCTCCATCTACAACTGATCCGCCATCGTATCCGTTTCTCCAGGCGCCACCGCATGGACGGTCGTCCAGCGCCGTCCATGCGGTTTTTCCTGCCGTTTGTTTCAACTCTGTCCACGCCTCACCCGTTTTCGTCCGCAGCTCCGATTCCGCAATCCGTATCCGCATTTTCATGAATTCCGTCACTGCCGCAACTACCGCCGCCACCTCGGGCGCCGCCGTTCCTTCCGCTCATCCCGAAGCCTCCGGCGTGGCGCCCCGGACGCGCGGCGCCTCCACCGTCACCACCGCAGCCGGAAGCCGCAAGCGGTACGCGCGGATCAAACCGGGCTATGTGCTTCCGGTCATTCTCCCGATCGTCATCCTTGCCGCCTGGCAGCTCGCCACGACCAACGTCTGGGTGCCGCCGATCATGCTGCCCTCGCCCGTACGCGTCTTCAACACCGCCCGGGATCTTTTCGCGGACGGCATTCTCTTCAACGATTTTATCACCAGCATCACCATCGTCATCCAGGGGTTTGCCTGGGGCTCAAGCATCGGCCTCGTGCTCGGCGCCTGGGCCGGTCTTTCGCGCCACGTCGAGCGTTTCTTCGGACCGACGCTCGATGCCCTCCGCTCCGTGCCGCCGCTCGCCATCCTGCCGCTCATCATTCTCTGGGCGGGCGTCGGCGATCTCGGCAAGGTCATCGTCATCTCGAAGACCGTGTTTTTCCCGGTCTTTCTCAACACCGTGCAAGGCATCCGCTCCGTACAGAAGGAATACGTCGAGGTCGGCCATGTCTTCAGGCTCACCCGCTGGCAATTTGTCCGCAAGATCATCGTCCCGGGCGCCCTGCCCTCGATCCTCGTCGGCGTGCGCTTTGCCGCCGGCCTCTCGTGGGCAATGATCATCGCCGCCGAAATGCTCTCCGGTCACGAAGGCCTCGGCTATCTGATCCAGCGCGCCCAGGACCTCCTCTTCACGGACCAGATGTTCGTCGCCATCTTCGTCATCGCCGCCTTCGGCCTCGGGCTCGACCTGATTCTCCGCCGCATCGAACGCCGCCTCCTCCGCTGGAAACAGGGTTATGTCGGATGACGCCCCGTATCCATTTCCATAACACCACTCCCTGACAGCCCGCTTCAGATTTCAGACTTCTTCCTCCATGAGCACCATCGCCACCACCACACCTGCCAGCACCGCCACGACTTCGCCCGCCGGCAAGTCCGCCCTTCTCGACGTCTATTACACCATCTGCCCGACCTTCGTCGCCTCGCACATCGCGCTCGAGCTCGGCTGGCTCGACGAGGAGTTCCGCAAGGCCGGGGCCAACCTCAAGTACCTGCGTGCCATTCCCGGTGACGCCGGCTGGCTGCCACACTTCAGCCACAAGTTCGACGGGCATCTCTTCCGTGACGGCGGCAACATTCCCTCCATCTGGGCGCACGCCGACCATCGCCCCACCCGTCTCCTCGGCCTCACCGCCGCGCCTTCCGGCGGACAGATTCTCGTCCTCGCCAACTCCGGCATCCACCGCGTCGCCGACCTGCGCGGCCGCAAGTTCGGCCTCACCCGAAGCCTGAATGCCGCCAAGGTCGACTTTGCCCGCGGCACTGCCGAGCGCGGCATCGAGGTCTCGCTCGCGCTCCACGGCCTCACCCGCAAGGACGTTGAGATCGTCGATCTTCCCTATGCCGACGACCGCTCCCACGGCCATGGCGTCAAGCCTTCCGAAATCTGGATTCGCAATCAGGTGAAGAACCAGTACCTCGAAGGCGACGACATCGCCGCGCTGCGCGAAGGCCGTATCGACGCCCTCTACAGCCATGCCAACCGCTCCGCCGCCCTCGTGCGCACCGGCGAGTTCAAGGTCATCGAGGACCTCGGCCGTCATCCCGACTGGACGCTCGGCGTCGCCAACAGCCCTTGGGCCATCACCGTCGACCAGGATCTCGTTGACAAGAAACCCGGGGTGGCCGTCGCCTACCTGCGCGCCGTCATCCGCGCCGGACGATGGGCCAACGCCCACCATGAAGCCGCCGCTGCGCTTCTCCATCCGTTCTCGCTGCAGCCGACCGTCGAGGACACCGCCCGCGCGATCGAATCGATCGACCTCGTTCCCAACCTTTCCCCGCAAAACATCGCGGGCATCACCATCGAGAAAGATTTCCTGCTCTCGCACGGCTACGTGAAGCGCGACTTCGACGTGAAGCAATGGGCCGCGCCCGACCTCCTCGCCGAAGCCTGGCGCAGCCTCTGAATCACATCCGCGTTCCCGGCCTCCGCCCATCACCACCACCACTCCGCATGAGCACCTCCCCGTCCGCCCCCCTCCACTCCACGGCCACCGCATCCACTCCGGTCGCGGCGATCTACACCCTCTGCCCGGTCCTTGTCGCGTCCAACATCGCCGTCGAGCTCGGGTGGCTCGACGAGGAGTTTGCCCGCGCCGGCGCCCGCGCCATTTACCTGCGCTCCCTGCCCAGCAGCGGAAGCTGGGAGGCGCACTTCAATCACGATTCACCCAGTCTTTTCCGTGACGGCGGCAACAGCCCCGCCATCCACGCCCGCGCCGATCTGCGCGACACCCGCCTCCTCGGGCTCACCCAGGCCCAGCCGGCGGGCAAGATTCTCGTCCGCGCCGACGCCCCCGTTTACCGCGTCGCCGACCTGAAGGGCCGCCGCTTCGCCCTGTATCGGAGCCTCAACGACGACAAGATCGACCACCGCCGCGCCACCTCCGAACACGGCATCGAAAAAACGCTCACCGTCCACGGCCTCACCCGCGCCGACATCGAGATCGTCGACATCGACGATGACGACGACCGCCCCGGCCTGCCAGCGCAACGTCCCGCCGAGCTCTGGGCCCGGTATCCCCGCAATGGCTGGACCCTCGAAGCCATCGCGCTGAAGGAAGGCCGCGTCGACGCCCTCTTCGATTATTCCGTCGGCGGAGCCCGCGCGCTCGAGCAGACCGGCGAGTTCAAGGTCATCGAGGACCTCGACCGCCATCCCGACTGGACGCTCAGGATCGCCAACTCCCCGCGCACGATCTCGGTCAGCGCAGAGTTTGCCGACCAGCACCCGGAAGTCGTTGTCGCCTTCCTGCGTGCCAGCATCCGCGCCGGCCGCTGGATCAACGCCCATCCCGATGCCGCCGCCGAGCTCTTCCGCCGCGTCACCGTCTATCCCGACGCCGCCTCCATCGCCGCGGCGCTGCCGCATTACGACCTCGTACCCGATCTTTCCGCACAAAACCTCGCCGGCCTCCAGATCGAGACCGATTTCCTCCACGCCCGCGGCTACATCCAAAACGCCCTCGACGTAAAAACCTGGGCCGCGCCCGACTACCTCGCCGAAGCCCTCCGCACCCTCTGACCCGGCGCCCTCCTCCGCTGCCACCAACTCCCAACTACAAACTTCCACACCTATGTCCACCACCACGCTCCCGGCTCCCGCCGCCTCCGCCCAAACGCAAACCGCGTCCTCCGCCTCGCTCACCGAGGTCGTTTACACCATCTGCCCGGTCTTCGTCGCCTCGCACGTCGCCGTCGAGCTCGGCTGGCTCGACGAGGAGCTCCGCAAGGCCGGCGCCAGCCTCAAGTATCTCCGCTCGCTCTCGCCCGAGATCGGCTGGCTCCCGCACTTCAGCCACAAACTCGACAACCTCTTCCGCGACGGCGGCAACATCCCGTCTATCTGGGCCCACGCCGACAACGTGCGCACCCGCCTCATCGGCCTCACCTGGTCGCCCGCCGGCGGACGCATCCTCACCCGCGCCGATTCCGGCATCTATCGCGTGGCCGGGCTGCGCGGCCGCAAGTTCGGCCTCAGCAAGAGCCTCAACGCCGACAAAGTCGATTGGTGGCGCGGCACCGGCGAGCGTTCCATCGAAGTCGCCCTCGGCCTTGCCGGCCTCACCCGCAAGGACGTCGAGATCGTTGACATCGGGAACCCCGACAACATCGGCCTCGGCAATGCCTCCAAACCCGCCGACCTCTGGACCCATCGCCGCCGCGACGACCTCTATTTCACACCCGAGGTGCAGGCGCTCCGCGACGGCAAGGTCGACGCCGTTTACAGCAGCTACGGACGCGCCCTCGCGCTCGAACGCACCGGCGAGTTCAAGAGCATCGAGGACCTTGAAAACCATCCCGACTGGACGCTGCAAATCGCCAACAGCCCCTGGGCCCTGACGGTCAACGCCGACCTCGCCGACAGCCATCCCGAAATCGTCGTCGCCTTCCTGCGCGCCTCGCTCCGCGCCGGCCGCTGGGTCAACGCCAATCGCGAAGCCGCCGCCACGATCCTCCATCGCGTCACCTACTACCCGACCGTCGAGGACACCGCCCGGGCCATCCGCCACGTCGACTTCGTCCACAATCTCTCTCCGCGCAACCTCGCCGGCATCGGGATCGAAAAGGAATTCCTGCTCACCCACGGCTACATCAAGCGCGACTTCGACGTCAACGCCTGGGCCGCCCACGACCTCCTCGCCGAGGCACACCGCTCCCTCTGAACCCGCCTATCCGCAAACTCCCTCTCTCCGCCAAAAACATGAGTGCCACTCTCTCCGACATCCCGGCCGCAAAGTCCGGCCAGACAAAAACCGCCGCGTCTCCGGCGGTTGAAATCACCTACACCATCTGCCCGATTTACGTGGCCTCTCATGTCGCCCTCGAACTCGGCTGGCTGGAGGAAGAAATCCGCAAGGCCGGAGGTTCGCCCGGTTTCCTGCGCGCCAAGCCCGACAACGGCCTCCACGCCCATTTCAGTCATCGCCATGACAATCTTTTCCGCGACGGCGGCATCGTCCCTTCCATCTGGGCCAAGGCCGACAACACCGACACCACGCTCCTCGCCCTGACCGCCGCGCCTCATGGCGGCGGCCAGATTCTCGTCCGGGCCGACTCCGGCATCCGCCGCGTGGCCGACCTGCGCGGTCGCAAGATCGGACTCTCCCGCATCACCAATCCGGGCAAGATCGACTGGTGGCGCGCCACCTCCGAACGCGGCATCGAGCTCGCCCTCGCCCTCCACGGCCTCGGCCGCGACGATGTCCGGATCGTCGATGTCGAGCACGACGACAGTCACTTCTCCGGTCGCGGCGCCGGGCATCCCCAGGTCGGCGGTTTTCTCACCGGCGCCAAACCCGCCGACGCGTGGGCTCGCCTCCGCGAAAGGACGATCCCCGGCTTCGTCCCCGAAGTGCAGGCTCTCCAGGACGGCCAGGTCGATGCCGTGTTCACCAACTTCGGCCGCGCCATCGCCCTGCAACGCACCGGCCTTTTCACCGCGATCGAGGACCTCGGCCGCCATCCGGACTGGACGCTGCAAGTCTCCAACAGCCCGTGGGCGCTGACGGTCAACACCGACCTCGTCAAAAACCATCCGGAAATCGTCGTCGCGTATCTCCGCGCCGCCATCCGCGCCGGCCGCTGGATCAACGCCCATCGCGCCGCCGCCGCCGACATCCTCCATCGCGTCACCTATCCGCCGACGCCCGCCGACACACTGCGCGAGATCACGCCGGTCGATTTCGTACCGAATCTTTCCGCACAGAATCTCGCCGCCGCCGAAATCAAAAAACAGTTCCTCCTCTCGCACGGTTACATCAAGCGCGACTTCAGCGTGAAGGAATGGGCTGCGCCCGACCTCCTCGCCCAGGCCCACCGCAGCCTTCCCGCCTGAACTCTAAACTCTAAACACTAAACTCCAGACACCCATGTCCACCGCCACGCTCCCGACTCCTGCCGCCGCCACCGCCGCGCCCGCGCAATCCGCCGACGCCGCTCCCGTCATCCAGGCCAACTACACCATTTGCCCGGTGCTCGTCGCCTCCAACGTCGCCGTCGAACTCGGCTGGCTCGAGGAGGAAATCCGCAAGGTCGGCGGCAACCTCAACTACCTCGGCGCCCTGCCCGAGTCCGTCGGCTTCCTCCCGCACTTCAGTCACAAGCTCGACAACTTTTTCCGCGATGGCGGCAACATCCCCGCCATCTGGGCCAAGGCCGACCACACCGACACCCGGCTCATCGGCCTGACTGCCGCCGCCCGCAGCGCCGGCCATATTCTGGTGCGCGCCGATTCCGGCGTCCACACCGTGGCCGGTCTGCGCGGACGCAAGTTCGGCCTCTATCGCAGCCTCAATGCCGGCAAGGTCGACTTCTGGCGCGGCACTGGCGAGCGTGCCATCGAGCTCGCCCTCGCCCTGCACGGCCTTGCCCGCAAGGACGTCGAGATTCTCGATCTCGATCACGACGACGACACCTTCCGCCGCGGCGGCAAGCCCTCCGAAATTTTCAAGGACGACGTCCCGAGCTTTGCCGAAGTCGAGGTCAACGCCCTCGCCGAAGGCCGCGTCGATGCCATCTATTCCTGGCCGGGCCGTTCCCGCCGGCTCGAGGCCACGGGCACGTTCAAGGTCATCGAAGATCTCGACCGCCATCCCGACTGGACGCTCGGCGTCGCCAACAGCCCGTGGACGATCACCGTCAACACCGCGTTCTCGAAAGAGCACCCGGAAGTCGTCGTCGCCTACCTCCGCGCTGCCATCCGCGCCGGCCGCTGGGTCAACGCCAACCGCGCCGCCGCCGCCGACATTCTCCAGCGCGTCGCCTTCGGCTTGGACATCGACGAAGTCCGCGCCTACGTCGCCACGCTCCCCGACTTCGTTCCTGACCTCTCGGCCAAAAACCTCGCCGGCATTGAAATCGAAAAACAGTTCCTGCTCTCGCACGGCTACATCAGCCGAGACTTCGACGTGAAACAGTGGGCCGCTCCCGAATTCCTCGAACAAGCCCGCCGCTCCCTCTCCGCCTGAACTCCAAACTCTAAACACTAAACTCCAAACAAAACACCTATGTCCACCGCCACCCTTCCGACCACCGTCACCACCGCTCCCGTCGCGACCCAAACACCTGTCGCGATCGATATCCACTACACCATCTGCCCCGTCTTCGTCGCCTCCAACGTTGCGCTCGAACTCGGGTGGATCGAAGAGGAAGTCAAAAAAGCCGGCGGCAAACTGAACTACCTGTTCACCGGCTCCGACGACGCCCACTACCTTCCCCACTTCAGTCACCGGCACGACAACCTCTTCCGCGATGGCGGCAACATTCCCTCCATCTGGGCCAAGGCCGACAACACCGACACCACGCTCGTCGGCCTCACCTGGGCGCCGCATGGCGGCCAGATCGTCGTCCGCGCCGGTTCCGGCATTCATCGCGCCGCCGACCTCGCCGGCCGCCGCATTGCCCTCTACAAAAGCGAACACGCCGGCAAGGTCGACTGGTGGCGCGCCACCAGCCATCACGGCATCCTTCTCGCGCTCAAACTCGCCGGCCTCACCACCGATGATGTCGAACTGGTGGACATCAATGACGCCGACCGCCCCTGGGGCGGTGGCGCCCGTCCCGCCGATGTCTGGGCCACCCGTCCCGCCGAACGCCGCATCCTCGGCTCCGAAGGCGTGGCGCTGCGCGAAGGCCAGGTGGATGCTCTCTTCACCAGCCTCGGCCGCGCCCGCTCGCTGGTGGAGACCGGCGAGTTCACCATCATCGAGGATCTCGGCCGCCACCCCGACTGGACGCTCCAGATCAACAACAGCCCCTGGGCGCTGACCGTGAACACCGAACTCGCGCAAAAGCATCCGGAAATCGTCACCGGCTATGTTCGCGCCGCCGTCCGTGCCGGACGCTGGATCAACGCCAACCGCGCCGCTGCCGCGGAAATTCTCCACCGGACCAATTTTTATCCCTCGGTCGCTTCTCTGGAGCAGGCCATCCGGCACATCGACTTCGTGCCCAACCTCTCCGCGCGCAACCTCGCCGCCATCACTCTCCAGAAAAACTTCCTCCTGAAATACGGCTACATCAAAAACGACTTCGACGTATCCTCCTGGGCCGATGCCCGCTTCCTCAACGAAGCGGCGAACAGCCTCTGATTCCCGATTCCCTGATCACCACTCCACACCCTCGGCAGGGGAGCCCCGCTGAGGCGTCCGGTTCGGGCGGCGATTCCATTCCGGTTCGTCCCATTTCGCGGCCTCTCGCGAACGCCTCATCCGGGCTCCCCTGCCACCCGATTCCAACGACAAAATTCAAACTGCCAACTCCCGCCACTCATGAGCACCGCCACACTCACCGCCCCCGTCCAGTCGTCATCCGCCACCCGCGGTCTGACCGAAGCGTATTACACGATCTGCCCCGTCCTCACCGCCTCCAACGTCGCGGTCGAGCTCGGCTGGCTCGAAGACGAATTTCGCCGCGTGCACGCGAAACCTGTTTATCTGCGCTCCCTGCCCGGCAATGCCGGCTGGCTCCCGCACTACACACACGCGCTCCATCCGCTCATCCGTGATGGCGGCTCCATCCCCACCATCCAGGTGCACGCCGATCTCGAGGACACCACGCTCGTCGCGCTCACCGGCAACCAGTCCGGCGGCCAGATCGTGACCCGCGCCGGCACCGGCATCCACCGCGTCGCCGACCTGCGCGGTCGCAAGATCGGCCTCTTCCACAGCCTCAACAAGGGCAAGATCGACTTCTCCCGCGCCACCGCCGAACGCGGCATTCTCCTCGCCCTCGAACTCGCCGGTCTCAAGCGCCAGGAGGTCGAAATCGTGGACCTCGAAGATGCCGACGACCCGTCCTTCCTCCAGCCCGCCTCGAAACCGTCCGGACTCTGGTCGCAACTCCGCGACGAGCGGGTCGGCTTCAACGGCCTCGGCAAGGATGCGCAGGCGCTGCGCGACGGCCGCATCGACGCCATCTACGCCAATCACGGCCGTTCGCACACCCTCGTGCGCACCGGCGAGTTCACCGTCATCGAGGATCTCTCGCGTTATCCCGACTGGACGCTCCAGATCGCCAACGGTCCGTCCACCAACGCCGTGAGCACCTCGCTCGCCAAAGAGCATCCGGAAATCGTCATCGCTTTCCTGCGCGCCTCGATCCGCGCCGGCCGCTGGATCAACGCCAACCGGGAGGCTGCCGCCGACATCTTCAAGCGCGTCACCTTCTTCACCTGCTCGCGGCAAATCCTGAAGGCGATCCGCGACATCGACTTTGTCCCCAATCTCTCGCCGCAAAATCTCGCCGCCACCACCCTCCAGAAAAACTTCCTCCGCGATCACGGCTACCTGAAGAACGACTTCGATGTGAAGGACTGGGCCAACTCCGCCTTCCTCGAAGAAGCCCTGCGCGGACTCTGAATCACGCACGCATGTCCACCACCGCCACACTCACCCGACCGGCCGCTTCCGTCGCCAGCTCCGCCCGCAAGAAAGGCTCCGCTGCCTCCCGCGAACAGCGCGGGCCTCGCACCCTGTACATCGACGATGTCAGCAAGCACTTCCTCCTGAAGGATTCCTTGCTCCATGTCCTCGATCACGTCTCGTTCTCCGTCGAGCCTGGCGAGTTTGTGAGCCTGCTCGGCGCCAGCGGTTGCGGCAAGTCCACCCTTCTCCGCCACATCGTCGGTCTCGACAACGACTACGAAGGACAAATCCGCCTCGGCAGCGAAATCGTGCGCGGCACCAGCCTGGATCGCGGTGTCGTCTTCCAGGACCACCGTCTGCTCCCCTGGCTCAGCGTCGAGGACAACGTCAGCCTCGGCCTCATCAACAGCAAG harbors:
- a CDS encoding nitrate ABC transporter substrate-binding protein translates to MSTATLPTTVTTAPVATQTPVAIDIHYTICPVFVASNVALELGWIEEEVKKAGGKLNYLFTGSDDAHYLPHFSHRHDNLFRDGGNIPSIWAKADNTDTTLVGLTWAPHGGQIVVRAGSGIHRAADLAGRRIALYKSEHAGKVDWWRATSHHGILLALKLAGLTTDDVELVDINDADRPWGGGARPADVWATRPAERRILGSEGVALREGQVDALFTSLGRARSLVETGEFTIIEDLGRHPDWTLQINNSPWALTVNTELAQKHPEIVTGYVRAAVRAGRWINANRAAAAEILHRTNFYPSVASLEQAIRHIDFVPNLSARNLAAITLQKNFLLKYGYIKNDFDVSSWADARFLNEAANSL
- a CDS encoding nitrate ABC transporter substrate-binding protein — its product is MKNKYHIRTRTAATLAAMTALASLVATTTASAAPKKLDVINIPLNSWTSIAAKKGWLQQEYAKYGTRVSLLDQGTAAVAGQEAALLARGDLHFASRMSYPALIHKSNGLDALIIWQSEQSDIYRTPLIALRESPLESIADLKGKNFGGSRVGCGWSSPYEALRDNGLPLDTPVKRGEVRFTTISSSTGLTSALLGGKIDFTATHIALGGWANLVTQGVIKVIGRSPADGEYVKGAGRPAFFALTRFANEYPELVKAFLDVRARTTKWIVENPDEAASIIARETRVPRYVAKFMITDASAFDFMAGEPSYETAVASIKSFQKWYKENDDDILAKQSLSDAQIEAFVDKRFFKGGEFSIYN
- a CDS encoding nitrate ABC transporter substrate-binding protein, translated to MSTSPSAPLHSTATASTPVAAIYTLCPVLVASNIAVELGWLDEEFARAGARAIYLRSLPSSGSWEAHFNHDSPSLFRDGGNSPAIHARADLRDTRLLGLTQAQPAGKILVRADAPVYRVADLKGRRFALYRSLNDDKIDHRRATSEHGIEKTLTVHGLTRADIEIVDIDDDDDRPGLPAQRPAELWARYPRNGWTLEAIALKEGRVDALFDYSVGGARALEQTGEFKVIEDLDRHPDWTLRIANSPRTISVSAEFADQHPEVVVAFLRASIRAGRWINAHPDAAAELFRRVTVYPDAASIAAALPHYDLVPDLSAQNLAGLQIETDFLHARGYIQNALDVKTWAAPDYLAEALRTL
- a CDS encoding ABC transporter permease; its protein translation is MNSVTAATTAATSGAAVPSAHPEASGVAPRTRGASTVTTAAGSRKRYARIKPGYVLPVILPIVILAAWQLATTNVWVPPIMLPSPVRVFNTARDLFADGILFNDFITSITIVIQGFAWGSSIGLVLGAWAGLSRHVERFFGPTLDALRSVPPLAILPLIILWAGVGDLGKVIVISKTVFFPVFLNTVQGIRSVQKEYVEVGHVFRLTRWQFVRKIIVPGALPSILVGVRFAAGLSWAMIIAAEMLSGHEGLGYLIQRAQDLLFTDQMFVAIFVIAAFGLGLDLILRRIERRLLRWKQGYVG
- a CDS encoding nitrate ABC transporter substrate-binding protein, which gives rise to MSATLSDIPAAKSGQTKTAASPAVEITYTICPIYVASHVALELGWLEEEIRKAGGSPGFLRAKPDNGLHAHFSHRHDNLFRDGGIVPSIWAKADNTDTTLLALTAAPHGGGQILVRADSGIRRVADLRGRKIGLSRITNPGKIDWWRATSERGIELALALHGLGRDDVRIVDVEHDDSHFSGRGAGHPQVGGFLTGAKPADAWARLRERTIPGFVPEVQALQDGQVDAVFTNFGRAIALQRTGLFTAIEDLGRHPDWTLQVSNSPWALTVNTDLVKNHPEIVVAYLRAAIRAGRWINAHRAAAADILHRVTYPPTPADTLREITPVDFVPNLSAQNLAAAEIKKQFLLSHGYIKRDFSVKEWAAPDLLAQAHRSLPA
- a CDS encoding nitrate ABC transporter substrate-binding protein, with the translated sequence MSTTTLPAPAASAQTQTASSASLTEVVYTICPVFVASHVAVELGWLDEELRKAGASLKYLRSLSPEIGWLPHFSHKLDNLFRDGGNIPSIWAHADNVRTRLIGLTWSPAGGRILTRADSGIYRVAGLRGRKFGLSKSLNADKVDWWRGTGERSIEVALGLAGLTRKDVEIVDIGNPDNIGLGNASKPADLWTHRRRDDLYFTPEVQALRDGKVDAVYSSYGRALALERTGEFKSIEDLENHPDWTLQIANSPWALTVNADLADSHPEIVVAFLRASLRAGRWVNANREAAATILHRVTYYPTVEDTARAIRHVDFVHNLSPRNLAGIGIEKEFLLTHGYIKRDFDVNAWAAHDLLAEAHRSL
- a CDS encoding nitrate ABC transporter substrate-binding protein, yielding MSTATLPTPAAATAAPAQSADAAPVIQANYTICPVLVASNVAVELGWLEEEIRKVGGNLNYLGALPESVGFLPHFSHKLDNFFRDGGNIPAIWAKADHTDTRLIGLTAAARSAGHILVRADSGVHTVAGLRGRKFGLYRSLNAGKVDFWRGTGERAIELALALHGLARKDVEILDLDHDDDTFRRGGKPSEIFKDDVPSFAEVEVNALAEGRVDAIYSWPGRSRRLEATGTFKVIEDLDRHPDWTLGVANSPWTITVNTAFSKEHPEVVVAYLRAAIRAGRWVNANRAAAADILQRVAFGLDIDEVRAYVATLPDFVPDLSAKNLAGIEIEKQFLLSHGYISRDFDVKQWAAPEFLEQARRSLSA
- a CDS encoding nitrate ABC transporter substrate-binding protein → MSTATLTAPVQSSSATRGLTEAYYTICPVLTASNVAVELGWLEDEFRRVHAKPVYLRSLPGNAGWLPHYTHALHPLIRDGGSIPTIQVHADLEDTTLVALTGNQSGGQIVTRAGTGIHRVADLRGRKIGLFHSLNKGKIDFSRATAERGILLALELAGLKRQEVEIVDLEDADDPSFLQPASKPSGLWSQLRDERVGFNGLGKDAQALRDGRIDAIYANHGRSHTLVRTGEFTVIEDLSRYPDWTLQIANGPSTNAVSTSLAKEHPEIVIAFLRASIRAGRWINANREAAADIFKRVTFFTCSRQILKAIRDIDFVPNLSPQNLAATTLQKNFLRDHGYLKNDFDVKDWANSAFLEEALRGL
- a CDS encoding nitrate ABC transporter substrate-binding protein: MSTIATTTPASTATTSPAGKSALLDVYYTICPTFVASHIALELGWLDEEFRKAGANLKYLRAIPGDAGWLPHFSHKFDGHLFRDGGNIPSIWAHADHRPTRLLGLTAAPSGGQILVLANSGIHRVADLRGRKFGLTRSLNAAKVDFARGTAERGIEVSLALHGLTRKDVEIVDLPYADDRSHGHGVKPSEIWIRNQVKNQYLEGDDIAALREGRIDALYSHANRSAALVRTGEFKVIEDLGRHPDWTLGVANSPWAITVDQDLVDKKPGVAVAYLRAVIRAGRWANAHHEAAAALLHPFSLQPTVEDTARAIESIDLVPNLSPQNIAGITIEKDFLLSHGYVKRDFDVKQWAAPDLLAEAWRSL